ATGGAAGCACCCCTTCTGTCACACAGCCGTGCAGGCTGTTTGTCACAGCATTATTACCATATTTGCCTCACCCGCCTCACCAAGCATCAACACATATAGTGGATTGTTTCTGCGGCGTTGTACAGCTTGCGGCCTAGAGCTCAGGCTCAGACCTCTTCATACGGTCGTTGTCACGGCCTTTTACCTGGCTCAGCTGGGAATGCCTGGGGAAACCTTGTTTGGAGCACTTGCGATGGTGGTATGTCTTATCACCCTTGGAGCCGACGTTTCGATGAAGGCAAATATTTCCGTCGAGGAAATATTGAGGTCTTCCGACGCTGGGCAGTGCCGTCACACGCAACTTTCACCACTTGATCTGATAAGGGCCGTCCCTGGTGATGTCATTGAAGCTTGGAGCGAAAGTTGCCGAGTTGGCTGGGGTTGTCTCACTGATGTCTTAGCTCTTGCTGTGTTGCAACAGGACCAAGAGCGAAGCAGCCGTTCTCACAGATCGGCGAGTCTACTGGGAGACGAGTGGCCAGGTACTCCGGCGTCAAGCTTCAGCGAGTCCTCGGATCATGACTCGTGCTGGGGCACGTTCCAAGAGGATTATCACGACGACTGGCTCAAGCTACCATGCAACGGCCCACGGATTGGCCTTCTCTGGGCCTCGATTCAGACTGAGCTCCTTACATACCGCAGGGTCAGGGACGGAGACTCTTGGATATCCGAGAACTTTTCCATGAAGGCGCTTAAGGCTTGGCTTGAGGAAGGCGACACAGAGCTTTCAATGCCTCTCGTCCAGAACCGGATGTTCAAGGTGCATACACGTTGTGGATGGTTCGGTAAAGCCTCGGAATTTCTCTGCCCAACCGCCCAGGAAGTCTGCACAGAGTACTTCATGAACATGGACATCTATAGCAGGTCATCATATATCGGGCAACCTGATCTACTTCAGTCTTTTGAGAGTCTGGAACAGATAGAAGATAAAAAAGTGTAAAGCGATGGGGAAATATATAGAGTAGGCAGGCAAGGGGATATGTTTGATTTGGAGGTCGATTTGGAGCTTAGTGCatactttaataaatacATTGCGTTCAGTgataatacttagatatcTCGATTTAAGTAGACTTTGAATCACAGAATGACTTTTCCAGGCTATTTCTTATACCATAGGTAGACTTTAGTTTTAGAATAAATCCATATACCTTAAAATAGTAGAAGTAATAAAGTTTTATTAGACAGCAGTGCTTATTGGCAAAATAACTATCTTAAAGAGAACACAGCAGACCAACCATAAGCCTTTATCCTTCAGCACTGTACTACTAATAAAATCAATCCCCCTGGTTAATATGTTATAGTAGAGCCCTGAGCACAGACATAGGCTTCCCTTTAGCAACTCCCTGCAAGATACAGCGCCCAGGGTGCATATGATCCTGTTCTTTAACCTTTCCTCTGTGATAAAATTAGCTGAAAGCTTAGTAATCTAGAGGGCAAAgcttcttattaagatatatagaTATCTAGATAAATATACTATCTATTATAGTAAGGGCTATCTAAGCCCCTGCCTCTCTGTATATATTTAGCATTTAGATCTCCTTTATTACTACTTTTATAAACTTCTATACctctaatataatattaatattcttattttttaattacCTTAGGAGTTTTAAcctaataaaaataataaaaaaaggaaatataCTAAAAGtagcttatactaataattatataatataattaaagaccttataagtattataaagcttaGAAAAACTATTTAAAATTAAGGGAATAAAATTATTTAAGATAAAActattactaatattatttatatatattatattagatttattTACTAGATTAATATTAGCTAGGGGATAAATAGAGAGGTTTATAGTCTAAGTAGAATATATTAGAAAGCCTAGGCTACTGCTGGCTACctaattatctaataaaCTAGATTTCTCTAGAAACTAATATCTAATACCTAAGAAAACCctattaataataaccttagtAGTCTTATTATAGATTACTTACTTAATTATTCTAATAAGgtttctttttattttattttatataggctttttatttaatatataggCTAAAGgaaatattaaaaataaatttataaaataaaaataaccCTTAAAATATTAGAATTAattcttattaaataagtagaGGAACTAAGGCTATTTAAACTCTTTGACGTATATTAGGTGAATAAGGTATGTGATCTGCGCGCCGCctaggcttaaataatagCCTGTGACGTGCCCCACTGAACCGGCACCAAGTATACTTGGCCTTCCACAGTGAAAGAGTAGATCCGTTAGATTTGTTGAGGGCAAAACAAAGAACAGCTTTGATATCTCCCCAAGTATCGTGGATATAGCCCTTTGCGAGCTTGGAGAGTTGCTTTGCGTCTTGGCTGGCGGCAACCTCGATAACTATCCTTGGCTGCTGAGCACCAACGTGGATGGACTGAGAATCGGGAGATCGCCTCTTCTTCACGGGATCGTCCTCTTTTTCATCAGCAGagcgcttcttcttcttctcagagGTGCCGATATCGGAGGTCGAGCCCTTTATGACATTTTCTGTGAAGCGATGGACGTCTTCGTTGTTGCGGCCAACTTCGCGTACTGCTTCGTGTATAGCTTCTGATATGAAGTGGGTGAAGATATCATGGATTCTTAAAGGCATACGAAACGTGATCCGCTCGTGTCGGGGTTCGTAGTCGAAGCGCAAGTCCTCGAAGGTCGCCTCAAGCTTGGGACGAAGGTGAGCGTAAGCGTCCTTGCTGAGGGGAAGCTCTTCAGAGTTGAGACGTCACTAAAAGTCTCACACTCTCGCTTGAAGTTGACAATGCTTGGAATAGTTCATCGGCTGTCGAGGCGGCTCGTTTGCGCCCGTCGGAGGCTTTAGGCAAAGGCAGGTCACGCGGCTTGCGCTCGGGCGGGGTGATCTTTCGGAGGAACTTGACTTGCGAAAGCGATTCGGGGGATGTTGATGCGTGTTCTCCATGCTTCGAGTGCGCGCACGTAGGAGAGCGATTGATGATGCGATgcgatcttgttgatgttttgttTGGGGGTcataaatatttaaaatatttatttaccttTATCTCGCTCTACAAAACCCATTGTGTCTCATAGTATCTCATCATAATCCATTATAATTCATCATAAGTCTCATAAAACTCCTCAGCTTCATTTGCTCAACAGCACTCTATTCTCCGACGGCCCTTGAGGTCGCTATGATGATATATTTATAGGGCAATCATGTGCTCAGGGTCATTCCAGACAGTTTTATAAAGGAGCTTGTCCGTCTGTATAAAATGCTTTGTTTTGACAAGTGGGTGCCGCAAGGCACAAACGCAACAGCCGTGTGACGTGCGGTACCTTGGAGACCAGGTTGCTGGAAACAATGACAACAAACAGCAGTATAATGTCTCATCGACAAACGTGCGTGGAGGCAAGTCGCTTGGTCAGTTGACTAAATGGTTAATCGAAATTGATTCAAAGATCAGGGAAGACAAGGAAACAGTACCTTGGCATAGTGGTTACATGGACCAGAGCGCTCCCCTCATAGTCCTTTACATCTATTGCGCTCCTTGCGTTTGTCTTATCCATACAGCAATTACTATCTGCGCTCAAGTCTCATCGGACGCCGTAGACGTCTATGTTCGGCCTGACGACCGGCCTACAGCAACTTGCTGTACTTCTGTCGATCAAACTCTTGGCTTAAggatattaaggtaaataatTTTTATAAAGTGGGTTTGAAAACCATAGAGGCTGTCAAAGGCGTATATAAATCGGAGGTGATAGGGTTCGATGGCCAAGGGGTAGAGTCaagatatatttttatacatttaacttataaagtatttCTCTTTTTAAACTCCTTAACAAAGTCTTTAACCCTGGGCCCAATCCTATTCGGCATATTGGCCTCTATTTCTATACTAACGCTTTCTTTCAATAACACTAACGCGTCCGCATAAGGCTTCCAGCCCTGGCTATTCCCAAAGTCAATTGCCACCGTCGGTTTCCTGCTCTGCATCTGAAGGACAGATCTCCTGTACTCCTCTGTCTGCAACTGAAAAAGCCTAAGGCAGGGACATGACACTATTCTAGCTTTCAGACCATACTCCCTTATGAGAAACTCTTGCGTGCCCATGGCATAGTGAATCCCAACACCAGCGGTCATGAGAGTCAAGTCAAAGTCCTCGTCGTGACATTTAGAGAAGGTGTAAGCTCCAAGTGTCACACCTAGACGAGACGAGTGACCAGGAAAGCTTGCGGCACCATTTTGTGGCAAGGAAATAGTTGTTGGTAACTTGGTCGATCTGATGGACACGAGAAAGGCACCTGCAGCCTCTTCGGCGTCGCAGGGGCGGATGTGAAGGGTTTCGGGCTTTGTCCTACCTGGCCTCGAACGCCTATCTGGCTGCTGTGAAAACTTGTCTCTTCCGAGGGAGCTGTGATCTCCTCTCCGAGAGCGCTGCTCAGCTGGCCAGGGCGATAGAGGTGGAGTTATTGGGCCAGTGAGGGCAGTTTGGTGTTGAGTGATGGTGGCTGGCTTGCCAGCAACGTGATTCCAGAACTCCCTGGCGAGCGCTGGGTACAGTTCCCGGtatctcttcaccctcaCCAGCCAATCAGCCTCGTAGAGGTTGCTTTTCTTGAAAACATCTTGGAAGACGTCGTAAAGTTCTAGCGGGAGGTAGAGCGGAGTGTTGTTGTTGGGATGAGAGTGTAGCCAGTGTGACAAGGAGCTGTTGGGCGACTGGACACTGATCAAGGTCGGCGcattgcttcttcttgaggtaCTGAGGGCCGTACACAGGGCTTTGTTTTGGATTAGAGAGTGGTTCAATCATCGCGGGAAACACACTGGCAAAACCCACCGGTGATAGTGAGGTCGTCGTCATTCACCAGTTCAATTACATTCCAGCCACGCGTCTTGAGGTTGTTAACTTCAAGCTTATCGCTCATTGAATCATACATGCTATCGTAAATGATACAGAGATTACTTAGCTTCCAACTGCCGGCAAGAGCGACTGTATTAAGAGCACTGTCCTGTTGAAACTTGGCATCGTCGATGACGCACCAAATCATGTTGTCTAACAGCTCCAGGCCTGGCTTGTTGTAGAGCATCGTAAGGTTTCTCATTGCAATTGCCTGACCGATAGCACTCAAGATTGCTTGATTTGAGTGACACGGAAGAGTTGTTGTTCTGGAAAAAACGCTGGCAACTCCTAAAGGGTCGACGGCGAGGCCCTTTGCTGCAATCAGATGCACAAACAAGTCTTGCCATCTGCCAGCGTAATCTGTAGGCAGGTATGTGAGTTGGTACAGAGAAATAGCTAGATAGACACTGGGAACGAAACCTACGTCCTGACACGACTAAACGATCCCGGTTAAAGTAGTGACTGTTCTCTGGTGCATATCTCATCACATGCTTGAAGAGGGCAGTTCCAATAGAAGCCTTGAGCCTGGAAGATCTACACGACTGCTCAGATAAATGTCATCCAAGCTATTACTTTTGTGATGAGACTTACTCATATCCTTCTTTGTTCAACTGCGAGATGAAACCTACGAGCAGCTTCGAGACTCTGTCGAGCCTTTGAAGCTCGTGAGAGGAGCTTCCACTGGCCCGAGAGTCACCCGAGGCTTCGGCGGGAGTGTGATGCATCATGGGGTTCATGGTTGGAAAACAAGAGGACTATGGGTAGGGGTAAAAAGCAGCAGTCAAAAGTAGACTGATAATCCGGTGGgtctgcttcttcaactaTCTATTCATTATACAGCCTCTTGTATCACTTGTCCATAAAGCCGGTTTGGTACCCCCCGTGGACAGGCTCGTCACTTGTCGCTTCTGAGTTTCAAATTGCCAATTGCTTTCTTTACACGCGTAAATTTAGGTGATCAAAACAACACAGAAGCAGGGGGCGGACCTCGCTTCGAGGTGAGCTCGCAACGAGGCCGGCCGGCAGTTAAGCTCGTACTAATGACCGACAGGTACTCTTCGGGGGCTAAATCTGGAGCCTGGCTCATGCGAACGGGAAGAGTCAAAATTGGCCCCACTTTGTCCCCTTGTAAGCTTTGAGATGGCTCTTTTGAAGCAGTTTCAACTAGTTGAAGGTGCTAAGCCCTGAGATGTCTGGCCGATGCCACTGTTGAAGGGGGAATAGCACAGAGTTTGGCGATAGTCAAGGTATGGACTTTATTAACTAACGTCTCACACCGACATGCATGCCAAGTAGGAATAATTAGGTGCACAATGTTGATTCAAACACGGATGTCAGGCCAACAGATAAACTTGATTGTGTGAAGTCATTATTGCCGTGGAAGTTACAACTCAATCTTTCTTTTATGATTTCCCGCTACTTCCACAGATATCCATCCACCGCTCAACCTCGGCTTGGAGCACAGTCATACCACCATCCATGAGCTGCATCAGCGGCTCCTGAGAATGCTCTCTGACATAAGTATTCCAACTCTCCAGGATAAGCTTATTGATGTTTAATTTAATTGCACCGTTTTGGATGCAGCATTGCATGATCTCAGGCGTAAAGTCGTTTGTGCCGTGGAGCGCCATGATCACGCGACCGCTAACCTGAGTGTTGACGCTGGACAGTCGGCCAAAGTCGAGCTGAGGCCCGGCTGGGCCGTAGTCGCCGTGGATGTTACCTATGCTCGGCGCAAGAAGGTCGATTTCGGCAGCTAGAAAGTCTTCGACCTCTCTAGGCGTGGTGAAGAGTGCTTGTGTTAAGCCATCAGTCTCAAGCTTCCCCGTGTAGGCATTGGCTTGGATCGCCTTACTCACCTTCCAGAGATCCCGTGTCCGCAATACCCTCTTCTCCCCCATTGATGCGCCCACTTTCAGCCTCAACAGCGATGCCGTGACCATGGCAAATTCTCGTCAAAACCTTGGTCTTTTCTAAGTTCTCGTCGTGGTCATAATGGCTCATGTCCACCATAATCGAATCAAACGGCAAAGTTGCAGCAATTTCTCGGATCTGCGCTTCGTCCTGCGCATGGTCTAGATGGAGCGACAGCGGTACAGTTGCTGACTtgactgctgctgctgctgcccatGCCAACGTCGGGAGCTGTTTGACGGTTGAGGGGAAGAGTAGAAGAATAAGAGGTGACCTCTTGGCTTCGGCAGCGCGAACTAGCGCTGTCAGGTGCTCGATGTTGTAACTAAACAATGAAATTGCGCATGAGAATAGTCCATTTCAGTCCGAATAAGGGTTGCCCACCAAATCACAGCCAAGACACCATACCTGCCCTCGGCCGCCGAGCGGAGGATTTGCAGGGTGCGGTTCTGCTTCTGAACATCCAGCCAGGAATCCATTTCTGCTGTTTCTCCTTGATCACGGATGAGTGGAAGAATGATTAGGCATTGAAAATCTCCAATTACTTTCTGATATAACACTCACAGGGATCAACACCCTGGGTTTCCGTACTACTTGTCCTCAATGAGTGGTAGCATAAGCCGAGGGTGGGGCTGTCCTCGAGACGAGGGCATCATAACCTCGAAGCGAGGTCGTTTCCTTTCACGCTGCTCACGCTACCTCCTCGCACTCGTATACGGTAACAGAACATCCTATTGGAACTGAATTCGGGATCGTCTCGAAGTTGGTAAATCTGGTCATCAACTACACAACTGCAGAACAATGATTGTGATACAATGTCCAAGTATATCTAAGCTGGCAGCTGGCGATGAATTTCCAGCTCCCGATTCATAACCCCATCTCAATATCACCAAACAACACTTTCCACTCACTGGTACATCATGGCTCCAACACTAGAACTCAACGAGAGGACTGCTGTTGACAAAATTGTCGTCAAGCCCCTCCCCAGCAATAGCAGCACTACCGTTGCTGGCCTCAACCTCGAGAGCCCAGAGAAACACGACAGGGTTTTGAAGGTGTTTAGAGCTTTCATCGCGGACCTTTGCCAGCAGTTCAATGGTGGACACCCTGGGTAAGAGATGGCTCCGGTTTCATGCTGCTCACGGCACTGACTCTTCAGATCCGCTATGGGCATGGCAGCCATTGGCATCGCCCTCTACAAGTACGTCATGAGGTACTCTCCCAACAATTGCGAGTATTTCAACCGTGACCGTTTCGTTCTGTCCAATGGTATGTCAATCTCTACAAACTCATGGCGAGACGCTCTgaccaagatcaaggacaTGCCTGTCTGTGGCAATATCTATTCATGCACCTTGTCGGTGTCAAGAGCATGACCCTGGAGCAGCTCAAGTCATACCACTCAACAAAGACCGATTCCCTCTGCCCCGGCCATCCAGAGATTGAGAATGAGGGCGTTGAGGTTACCACTGGTCCCCTCGGCCAAGGAGTCGCTAATGCCGTTGGTCTCGCCATGGCAACCAAGAACCTGGGCGCGACATACAACAAGCCAGGGTATGAGCTAGTGAATAACATGACGTGGTGCATGATTGGTGATGCCTGCCTTCAAGAGGGCGTTGGGCTGGAGGCAGTCTCCCTCGCTGGTCATTGGAGGCTTAATAACCTCTGCATTATTTACGACAACAACTCGATTACTTGTGATGGCACGGCGGATGTTGCCAATACTGAGGATATCAATGCAAAGATGGAGGCTACCGGATGGAATGTGCTGGATGTGTTTGACGGAGACTCAGATGTTACCGGTACGTTCGCAAGTGTCCCCTTGAATACGCTTCAACTCATGATAACCAGCCATCGTCAACGCCCTTATCGCGGCCCGATCAAGCGACAAGCCAACCTTTATCAATATCCGCACAACTATCGGCTTCGGATCTGCCGCGGCCGGCAACGCGAAAACGCATGGAGCAGCCCTCGGGGTCGACGACGtggccaacatcaagaagtcGTTCGGCCTGGACTCCAACGAGCATTTCCACATCCCACAAGATGTCTACGACTTGTTTGCAGATGTCCGTGTCCGCGGCGATGCCTACGAGGCCGAGTGGCTGAAGACTGTTCAGAGGTATAAGAAAGAGGATCCTGTGCTTGGGACGGAATTCGGCCTTCGTGTCGCTGGAAAGATGCCCGACGACTGGACAAAGTGCATCCCCAGCAGTTCAGAGCTTCCAACTGAGCCCACGTCATCGCGAAAGTCTGCAGGTATTCTGACCAATATCCTTGGAGAGAGGATCAAGTCCTTTTTGGTCGGCACCGCGGACCTGACCCCTTCGTGCCATGTGGCCTTCAATAACAAGGTCGACTTCCAATCAGTGAGTTCAGAAGAATAAAGAGTATTGATTGCAATTACTAATGTACGAGTAGCCTAATCTGCGAACCGCTTGCGGTCTCAACGGAAACTACAGTGGCCGCTATATCCACTATGGT
Above is a window of Fusarium oxysporum Fo47 chromosome XII, complete sequence DNA encoding:
- a CDS encoding ketose-bisphosphate aldolase gives rise to the protein MDSWLDVQKQNRTLQILRSAAEGSYNIEHLTALVRAAEAKRSPLILLLFPSTVKQLPTLAWAAAAAVKSATVPLSLHLDHAQDEAQIREIAATLPFDSIMVDMSHYDHDENLEKTKVLTRICHGHGIAVEAESGRINGGEEGIADTGSLEALFTTPREVEDFLAAEIDLLAPSIGNIHGDYGPAGPQLDFGRLSSVNTQVSGRVIMALHGTNDFTPEIMQCCIQNGAIKLNINKLILESWNTYVREHSQEPLMQLMDGGMTVLQAEVERWMDICGSSGKS
- a CDS encoding thiamine diphosphate-binding protein, whose amino-acid sequence is MNPMMHHTPAEASGDSRASGSSSHELQRLDRVSKLLVGFISQLNKEGYESSRLKASIGTALFKHVMRYAPENSHYFNRDRLVVSGHYAGRWQDLFVHLIAAKGLAVDPLGVASVFSRTTTLPCHSNQAILSAIGQAIAMRNLTMLYNKPGLELLDNMIWCVIDDAKFQQDSALNTVALAGSWKLSNLCIIYDSMYDSMSDKLEVNNLKTRGWNVIELVNDDDLTITALCTALSTSRRSNAPTLISVQSPNSSLSHWLHSHPNNNTPLYLPLELYDVFQDVFKKSNLYEADWLVRVKRYRELYPALAREFWNHVAGKPATITQHQTALTGPITPPLSPWPAEQRSRRGDHSSLGRDKFSQQPDRRSRPGRTKPETLHIRPCDAEEAAGAFLVSIRSTKLPTTISLPQNGAASFPGHSSRLGVTLGAYTFSKCHDEDFDLTLMTAGVGIHYAMGTQEFLIREYGLKARIVSCPCLRLFQLQTEEYRRSVLQMQSRKPTVAIDFGNSQGWKPYADALVLLKESVSIEIEANMPNRIGPRVKDFVKEFKKRNTL